The Gemmatimonadaceae bacterium genomic interval CGCGTTCCAGCGCGTCGCGAGCCGCGACGTCGTCGGTGAAACGCTGTCCGTATCGCACGGGCGCCGGGGTCGTTCCCGTCTCGAGCGCCGCCTGCACCACGGCGTCATGCGCGCGAATACCGTCGACCGACGGCGCGGCCCCAGTGGGGAGATCGCTGATCCACGCAACGATGGTTCCCGCCGCGAGCGCGCGCACCGGCGCATCATCCACTCCAACCAGCCCTGGCGGCATCGGCGCGCGCGCTGCTGCAGGCAACACGCAGTAGATGTGCGTGCTCATTCGCGGCCGCCCGAGATGAGCTTGTCCGTGGTTTGCGCAATGCCGCGCCGCAACGACGATTCGACCGACGTCAGCAGCACGCGAAGATCCAGCACGAGCAGATCGATATCGGCGACCGAGATCGTCACGCT includes:
- the gvpJ gene encoding gas vesicle protein GvpJ, which translates into the protein MMPDDDEIDDEELVLGDLLNHVLDKGVVISGSVTISVADIDLLVLDLRVLLTSVESSLRRGIAQTTDKLISGGRE